The following nucleotide sequence is from Paenibacillus odorifer.
AAACGGAGATTAAAAAGTTCCTCTTTGAATCCAGCGATCTTTTGTTCAATCTCAGCAGTGGTTAAGTTGCGAAGTTCATTAGCTTTCATTTGCTTCACCACCCAATTCTTCACGTTTCACAAACTTAGTCTTTACAGGCAGCTTGTGAGCGGCAAGACGCATCGCTTCACGAGCGATTTCTTCCGACACGCCTCCGAGTTCGAACATAATCTTGCCCGGTTTAACTACGGCTACCCATTTCTCAACGTTACCTTTACCACTACCCATACGAACCTCGAGAGGCTTTTGAGTAATAGGTTTATCTGGGAAAATCTTGATCCAAACTTGACCGCCACGTTTGATATAACGTGTCATCGCGATACGAGCAGCTTCGATCTGACGGTTAGTGATCCAAGACGGTTCAAGTGCAACCAGGCCGAATTCGCCGAAGTTCAATTCAGTACCGCCTTTTGCCATACCCTTCATGTGTCCGCGTTGTTGCTTGCGGTGTTTTACGCGTTTTGGTACCAACATGATTAGTTGCCTCCTTCCTGAGCAGCTTGTTTCTTAGCTGGGGGAAGAACTTCTCCACGGTAGATCCATACTTTTACGCCAATAAGACCGTAAGTTGTATGTGCTTCAGCCGTTCCGTAATCGATATCGGCACGAAGCGTATGAAGTGGAACTGTTCCTTCGCTATAACCTTCTGAACGAGCAATCTCAGCTCCGCCAAGACGTCCGCCCACTTGAGTTTTAATCCCTTTTGCGCCAGAACGCATAGTTCTTTGAATCGCTTGTTTGAGGGCACGACGGAACGATACACGACGTTCCAATTGTTGAGCAATGCTCTCAGCTACAAGAATTGCATCCAATTCAGGGTGCTTGATTTCATTGATGTTGATGTGTACTTTTTTGCCACCAGCGATTGCTGTAACTGCGCTGCGAAGTACTTCTACTTCTGCTCCGCCTTTACCAATAACCATACCTGGTTTAGCTGTATGAATTGTAACGTTCACGCGGCTAGCCGCTCTTTCGATCTCGATATGGGAAACAGCGGAATCCTTCAATTTGCCTTTAAGGTATTCCCGGATTTTGACGTCTTCCATCAGAAGAGTACCGAAATCTTTTCCTGCATACCATTTAGATTCCCAATCGCGAATAATACCGATTCGGAGTCCGATTGGATTTACCTTTTGACCCACGTGTTATCCCTCCTTATTTCTCAGATACCACCAGTGTAATGTGGCTCGTGCGTTTATTGATCCGACTTGCGCGGCCCATGGCGCGCGGACGGAAACGTTTCATAGTAGGTCCTTGGTTAACGAAAACCTCGCTAACGAACAAACTGTTCACGTCCAAAGAATAGTTATGCTCAGCATTCGCAATTGCCGAATTAAGCAACTTTTCAACGACCGGAGAAGCGGATTTCGGAGTGTGGCGAAGAATAGCAATTGCTTCCCCCACTTGCTTACCACGAATCAAGTCAACAACCAGTTTCGCTTTACGAGCGGAAATTCGCACCGATCTTGCATGTGCTTTTGCTTCCATTGTTTAACCTCCTTTCAAACAGAGACCTTATTATTATCTTCTTGTTTTCTTATCGTCACCCGAGTGGCCTTTGTAAGTACGTGTTGGCGCGAACTCGCCCAACTTGTGACCTACCATATCTTCTGTTACGTATACAGGCACGTGTTTACGGCCGTCATATACACCAAACGTATGTCCGATAAACTGAGGGAAAATGGTTGAGCGACGGGACCAAGTTTTAACTACAACCTTTTTTTCAGCCTCGTTCAGTTCCTCAACTTTTTTAAGCAGGTAGCCATCGATAAACGGCCCCTTCTTTAAACTGCGACCCATGTGTGAATCCTCCCTTCATCCGGTTCTTCAAACCGCGAATCGACGCTTCGCGCTTTATTAACTTGCCAGAAGCGTCTTATTTAGTGCGGCGGCGAACGATATATTTATCAGATGCCTTGTTTTTCTTACGCGTTTTGTAACCAAGGGTTGGTTTGCCCCATGGAGACATTGGCGATTTACGTCCGATTGGAGCGCGACCTTCACCACCACCGTGTGGGTGATCGTTAGGGTTCATTACTACCCCGCGAACTTCAGGACGACGGCCGAGCCAGCGACTACGTCCAGCTTTACCGATTTTGATCAATTCGTGATCTTCGTTACCTACGGAACCGATAGTTGCACGGCATACGCTAAGGATCTTACGAACCTCACCGGATGACAAACGAACGGAACAGTATTTTTCTTCTTTACCAAGCAATTGAGCTTCTGTACCAGCTGCACGAACCAATTGTCCGCCTTTACCTGGTTTCAACTCAATGTTGTGGATAACTGTACCTACTGGAATGTTTTCCAGTGGAAGACTGTTACCAATTTTGATGTCGGCCGCAGGACCGGACTCTACTTTATCCCCAACTCTTAGACCTTTAGGAGCGATGATATAACGTTTCTCTCCATCAGCATAGTGGATCAAAGCAATATTAGATGTGCGGTTCGGGTCATACTCGATTGTAGCAACGCTACCTGGTATGCCGTCTTTAGTCCGCTTGAAGTCGATAATACGGTATTTACGTTTATGTCCGCCGCCATGGTGACGAACCGTAATTTTACCTTGGTTGTTGCGTCCCGCATGTTTGAACAGCGGAGAAAGCAACGATTTCTCTGGCTGGTTTGTTGTAATTTCTTCAAACGTAGACACGGACATAGCGCGTCTTGCCGGAGAGGTCGGTTTGTACTTTTTGATTGGCACTGTAGTTCCCTCCTTACTTCAACAGAGTATTATTCTACCGCTTCAAAAAATTCAAGCGGTTTGCTGTCCGGGCTAAGCTTAACGATGGCTTTTTTCCACTCTGGAGTGTAACCAGAATATTTACCATAACGTTTCAGTTTGCCAGGTACGCGCATTGTGTTCACATTTGTTACTTTTACTTTGAAAATAGCCTCGACAGCTTTTTTGATTTCGGTTTTGTTAGCACGGATATCCACTTCAAAAGCGTATTTCATTTCGCTCATGTAGTCGGAAGTACGTTCCGTAATCACCGGACGTTTGATAATATCACGAGGATCTTTCATTACGCGAACACCTCCTCTACCTTCAGAACTGCTTCTTTAGTGATGATCAGTTTGTCGTACGTCAGTACGTCAAGAACATTAATGCCGTCAGCCGCTACGAATTTCACCCCAGGGATGTTACGAGCGGAAAGTGCTACGTTATCATCATAGCTAGTAGCTACGATCAACGCTTTACGATCTACTTTCAGATTGTTCAAGATTGCTGCGAATTCTTTCGTTTTCGGAGCATTCATTGTCAAGCTATCCAATACGATAATGTCATTCTCGAGTACTTTCGAGGACAAAGCGGATTTGATCGCCAAACGACGAACCTTCTTAGGCAGTTTCCAGGAATAGCTACGTGGTGTTGGTCCGAAGACAACGCCGCCGCCTTTCCATTGTGGAGAACGAATGGAGCCTTGACGAGCGCGACCTGTACCTTTTTGTTTCCAAGGTTTACGTCCACCGCCACGAACTTCAGAACGTCCTTTTACTTTGTGTGTACCACGACGTAGGGAAGCTCTTTGCATAAGCGCAGCTTCATGTAGAACGTGTTCATTCGGTTCAATACCGAATACTGTATCGCTCAGTTCCACTTCACCAACTTCGTTGCCACTAATATTAAAAAGTGTTACTTTTGGCATTTCATGTTCCTCCTTTCTTCAATAATTATTTCTTAACGGTTTGTTTAACTTTCACGAAGCTGTTTTTAGGACCTGGGATAGCGCCTTTAACCAGCAATACGTTACGTTCAACATCAACCTTGATAATTTCAAGCTTTTGAACCGTAATAGTCGTGTGACCCATATGTCCTGGAAGGCGTTTGCCCTTAGGAACACGGTTAGCTTGGATAGAACCCA
It contains:
- the rpsC gene encoding 30S ribosomal protein S3 — translated: MGQKVNPIGLRIGIIRDWESKWYAGKDFGTLLMEDVKIREYLKGKLKDSAVSHIEIERAASRVNVTIHTAKPGMVIGKGGAEVEVLRSAVTAIAGGKKVHININEIKHPELDAILVAESIAQQLERRVSFRRALKQAIQRTMRSGAKGIKTQVGGRLGGAEIARSEGYSEGTVPLHTLRADIDYGTAEAHTTYGLIGVKVWIYRGEVLPPAKKQAAQEGGN
- the rplV gene encoding 50S ribosomal protein L22; the protein is MEAKAHARSVRISARKAKLVVDLIRGKQVGEAIAILRHTPKSASPVVEKLLNSAIANAEHNYSLDVNSLFVSEVFVNQGPTMKRFRPRAMGRASRINKRTSHITLVVSEK
- the rplD gene encoding 50S ribosomal protein L4: MPKVTLFNISGNEVGEVELSDTVFGIEPNEHVLHEAALMQRASLRRGTHKVKGRSEVRGGGRKPWKQKGTGRARQGSIRSPQWKGGGVVFGPTPRSYSWKLPKKVRRLAIKSALSSKVLENDIIVLDSLTMNAPKTKEFAAILNNLKVDRKALIVATSYDDNVALSARNIPGVKFVAADGINVLDVLTYDKLIITKEAVLKVEEVFA
- the rplB gene encoding 50S ribosomal protein L2; translation: MPIKKYKPTSPARRAMSVSTFEEITTNQPEKSLLSPLFKHAGRNNQGKITVRHHGGGHKRKYRIIDFKRTKDGIPGSVATIEYDPNRTSNIALIHYADGEKRYIIAPKGLRVGDKVESGPAADIKIGNSLPLENIPVGTVIHNIELKPGKGGQLVRAAGTEAQLLGKEEKYCSVRLSSGEVRKILSVCRATIGSVGNEDHELIKIGKAGRSRWLGRRPEVRGVVMNPNDHPHGGGEGRAPIGRKSPMSPWGKPTLGYKTRKKNKASDKYIVRRRTK
- the rplP gene encoding 50S ribosomal protein L16; amino-acid sequence: MLVPKRVKHRKQQRGHMKGMAKGGTELNFGEFGLVALEPSWITNRQIEAARIAMTRYIKRGGQVWIKIFPDKPITQKPLEVRMGSGKGNVEKWVAVVKPGKIMFELGGVSEEIAREAMRLAAHKLPVKTKFVKREELGGEANES
- the rplW gene encoding 50S ribosomal protein L23 is translated as MKDPRDIIKRPVITERTSDYMSEMKYAFEVDIRANKTEIKKAVEAIFKVKVTNVNTMRVPGKLKRYGKYSGYTPEWKKAIVKLSPDSKPLEFFEAVE
- the rpsS gene encoding 30S ribosomal protein S19, encoding MGRSLKKGPFIDGYLLKKVEELNEAEKKVVVKTWSRRSTIFPQFIGHTFGVYDGRKHVPVYVTEDMVGHKLGEFAPTRTYKGHSGDDKKTRR